AATCTTGTCATCAGGAGAATTTATTTGACTTTTCACGCTGTGTAAAAACCTTATGAATGTCAAATAGTTAAAGAGAAACTTGTGATCTCTACTCTGATTGAGGCTGGAGATCATAAGCAGGGGTAAAAATAGCTGTAATCGTACTTACCCATAAAGACAAAAAATCAAGTCTTTAAGCAAGGAGTGCTGTTCAGTTGGGGGTATAAAGGTATAAGTGTTCAAATCCCTTACACCCTTACATCCCTGCCCCCTTCAAGATATTCCGTGAAAAGTAAGGATAAATTTTTGGTGCATTGGGGACGTTTTTCTGGTAAGCATAGAAAAACCCCCCAGCGTGTATTAGCCAAGCAGGGGAGTTAAAGATCAAGGTGCATCTACCAATAAAAATGTTCTAGGCACAGCCGATAAAATCCGGATTAAAGTTGTAGAAGTTGCAAGAGCAGCAAAACAACTGCAATCAGAAACATCTCGGTGACAAGATGCATCTAAATGTATCAGAAACGAAACATCACTTGAAAATGAATTGCGTTTCAAATCGGCTCGTAGGAGGCAAACAGGAGAAGTTGTGACCCAGGAATTTCAAATTTCCGTAACCCCTGTAGGGCAAAACGACTACTTGGTGCGAACGGAAAGAGTCGCGCAGGGAGTTCCGTTGGCAGAAGAACTGGTGACTTGGCCTGTAGCTGATTGGTTGACAGCTGCTGGACATTTGATGAATGACCCATTGAAGTTAGTGTTACAGGGAGATGCGATCGCCAGAAACTCTGTCAACTTAGCAGCATTGGGTCGGGAGTTTTACGATAAATTGTTTAAAGGCACTCTCAGAGATAGTTGGATGGCTGCCCAAGGTATCGCCCAAAATCGCCAAGGTGTATTGCGCCTACGTTTGGGGTTAAAAGATCATCGGTTAGCGCGTTTGCCTTGGGAAGTGATGCACGCAGGTGATCGTCCCATAGCCACAGGCCCATATATTGCTTTTTCTCGCTTCCACTCAGGAATAAATGGGGCATCTCGCCTACCATCAATGCCTACACCGCCGGAAGAAGGTGGTATCAGAGTATTGATGGTAATTGCTTCTCCCAATGATCGAACCCGTTTGAATTTACTTAAACAAGAAGCTGAAGAACTACAAGCAGAACTACATCGCCAATCACCACGCTTCTCGGAAACAGGGGCTTATCTGCCAGGTATCGAACTAACTTTGTTAGAACAGCCAGGTAGAGAAGAATTAACACAAGCCCTGGAACAAAGACGTTATCACATCCTGCACTACTCCGGTCACAGTAACTTAGGCCCTAACGGCGGCGAAATTTATCTTGTCAGTGGTAGAACAGGCCTCACCGAGACACTAAGTGGAGACGACTTAGCAGGCTTACTCGTCAATAACAATATTCAAATGGCTGTGTTTAACTCCTGCTTGGGCGCATACGCAGCTACTTCTGACCCCACACAAGAAACAGGCGAACGTAATCTTACCGAAAGCTTAGTTAAACGGGGTATTAGGAGTGTTTTAGCAATGTCAGAACGCATTCCTGATGAAGTCGCGTTGACATTGACACAGTTATTTTACCGTAACCTTGCTCAAGGATATCCTGTAGATTTGTGTGTGAGCCGAGTACGACAGGGGTTAATCTCTGCCTATGGATCGCATCAGATGTACTGGGCTTTGCCTATTTTGTATCTTGATAAAGATTTTAATGGTTATCTCGGACCGGAAATTGATGTACCCCAAACGCCAAAATTGCTCAACGAGTATGATCCGGCCTTAGGGGGAACACCAACACTCTACCCAGCTACAGCAGATAATACCGATCTGTCTTTGCCGATGGATAATATGGTTGCTTCTGGTCTGACACAAGAGTCTTCTGAGTTAGACTGGCTAGGCGAAGAAACCTGGGGTGATTTGGTAGATGAAATCGAGTATGACGATCCAACCTATGCCCAGGATTCATCTGTAGTCGCAGGTATATTTGGTGAACTAGGCAATTCCACAGATGCTAACGAGCAAACTTCCATGAAAGCCGAACTTATAGGGCAGGATAGAGAAGATAGTATTGATGACGCTGACGATAGTGAAAATCTCGCTGCATTGTGGGGAGAATTTGCACCACAAATAGCGCCAAATAGACAAATAGCACCAGCAAGTGATGAAGTAGCTGTTGATGATAGCTTAGGTGGAGATTGGCAAAGTACTTTTGCTTCTTCTTACATTACCCCATCTGAGAAAGCTGCCTATAGACGACGCGCTCGAGGTCAGTTGTTGTCTATAGTTGGATTTGTGGGAATTAGTGCGATCGCAGTATTTTTTGGCATAAATTGGTGGCAGCAACGAAACTCAACCCTATCTGACATACCAGCAATTTCTACCGATTCTAAATCTAGCCAAAATCTGTCACCGACTAGTATAAAAACAGAAGCAACCGGAATTGTCACCGCCTATGCTACCGAGAAACTGAGCAATGGTGACTTACAAAATGGACTATTAGCTGTAGAGGCACTTCTGGATCGTAATGCTCTTGATAATGCCAAAACAGCCCTTGATCTTGTTCCTACCAATCAGTTAGATAATCCATTTGTCAACTTTTTAAAAGGACGCTTAGCATGGCAGTTTGTCCAAATCAAAGACACTAGATATAGCGTTGATGATGCCCGCCGTTTTTGGGAAAATGCTGTAAAAACAGAACCCAATTCGCTTTTATATTCTAATGCTTTAGGTTTTGCTTACTACGCAGAAGGCAATCTCAATCGTGCCAACGACTCTTGGTTTAAAGCATTGGACACTGCTGTCAAACACAATACATCAGCCAGTAACATTGTAGCCAAACCAAAACAAGAATCTCAGGATACTTTAACAGCCTATGCAGGCTTAGCCATTGGATTATACAAATCTGCACGTAATCAGCCAGATTCTAAACGAGAGCAATATCTTAATGAAGCAGTAAAACTGCGGCAAATGGTAGTCAAAGATGATCCTATCAGTTTTCAAAAAAATCAATTAGCTAACAATTGGATGTGGTCAGAAGAAGCAATTAAAGATTGGGAATCTCTCTTACAAATCAAGATTGGATCTCAATAATCTACTTACACAGCACTGCTACTTGCAGCGATCGCATGAGTTTATAGTTAAATAAATTCGCTAATTTATTTTTCTTGCTATTTTGACTGAGATAGCTAGCGGTATAAGCATAAACATTGCCAGACTTAGCTTTGTGAGCAGCAAATACATTGATAATGCATATTGGCATAGAAAGCGAAATTATACTGCGGTACGGAAAGCCTTCAAAGTAGGTGCGAAAGTATTGAAATGTCCCACTATAAGCTTTTTTTAATTGACTATCTATTTCAAATCAGGCGTATATCAAAAGTAATGGCAGCAATTTAACTATTACTTCCGGCTAATTTGTAATTCGTTCTGTTGGTAGATTGGATGTCAATGTTGTGACTGTTATTCTGTAATTGTTAGTGAAAAAAGTTTACCACGTATAAAACAATGAACATTCTTGCTTGGATTGTTTTAGGTTTAATTGCTGGTGCTATTGCCAAAGCTATCTACCCTGGTCATCAAGGCGGTGGTATTTTAGGAACAATTCTTTTAGGAATTATTGGTGCATTTGTTGGTGGTAGTTTGGGCGTATTCTTCACTACTGGACGCTTTGCACTAGCAGCTTCTAGTCTGAGTATTCCTGGTATTTTAGTAGCGGTTATCGGTGCAATTGTTGCTGTTTTTGTGTGGAACTTATTAACTCGCCGTAGTGCTGTGTAATAAATCAATTACACTCAATTTATAGTAAAACTCAGGGAACTCATCACACTATATTTTCTCCCTGAATTTATCTAAACACAGTAGCGCCTGCTTATAATTGGGTTGGCGCTATAGCATTTCTAAATCATTCGTGAACAACAAGATCCCCGAAATCGGTGAGGATGTCGTTAGGCGGTGGGGTTATCTGTCCTGAAATATTTTTTGAATTAAGATAATTTTTTGACAATAAAATTATAAAAAAATAGGTCTAAGCCCAAAACTATATGTTGAAATAACTTCAGGCTTAACCTGTATTTTATAATTTAAAACGCGTGCATGAAAAAGATTATTTTTATTGTGATCGATCAGAATGACACAAAAATGTCAAACATTTGATGCAACACGTAACTACATACCCGTTGATAGAGGTTGATAGCTATTTACCTACTCTATAAGTGACACATAGCACAACCTAAACAAAGTAAAAACCTCATGACTGATATTGTAGAAACTGCTGTTAATACAGGTAATTTCAATACCCTAATCAAAGCTGTTGAAGCCAGCGGACTATTAGAAACTATTAAAAGTGAAGGCCCTTATACACTGTTTGCACCCACTGATGATGCTTTTGCTAAGCTACCAGAGGGGACATTAGATGATTTACTAGCAAATACCCCAAAGTTAAAGAGAATTGTTGCCTATCATGTTGCTTTTGGGGATGTTAGATCAGATGATTTGGCGCAAATTGATGAGGCGCAGACAGTTGAAGGATCGGTGATCGCGATCGCATCCGTTGATGGTAAAGTTCAGGTAAATGATGCCAATGTTCTCAAAACTGATATTTTGGCTGACAACGGCGTTATCCACGTTATT
Above is a genomic segment from Fischerella sp. JS2 containing:
- the hetF gene encoding cell division protein HetF, translated to MTQEFQISVTPVGQNDYLVRTERVAQGVPLAEELVTWPVADWLTAAGHLMNDPLKLVLQGDAIARNSVNLAALGREFYDKLFKGTLRDSWMAAQGIAQNRQGVLRLRLGLKDHRLARLPWEVMHAGDRPIATGPYIAFSRFHSGINGASRLPSMPTPPEEGGIRVLMVIASPNDRTRLNLLKQEAEELQAELHRQSPRFSETGAYLPGIELTLLEQPGREELTQALEQRRYHILHYSGHSNLGPNGGEIYLVSGRTGLTETLSGDDLAGLLVNNNIQMAVFNSCLGAYAATSDPTQETGERNLTESLVKRGIRSVLAMSERIPDEVALTLTQLFYRNLAQGYPVDLCVSRVRQGLISAYGSHQMYWALPILYLDKDFNGYLGPEIDVPQTPKLLNEYDPALGGTPTLYPATADNTDLSLPMDNMVASGLTQESSELDWLGEETWGDLVDEIEYDDPTYAQDSSVVAGIFGELGNSTDANEQTSMKAELIGQDREDSIDDADDSENLAALWGEFAPQIAPNRQIAPASDEVAVDDSLGGDWQSTFASSYITPSEKAAYRRRARGQLLSIVGFVGISAIAVFFGINWWQQRNSTLSDIPAISTDSKSSQNLSPTSIKTEATGIVTAYATEKLSNGDLQNGLLAVEALLDRNALDNAKTALDLVPTNQLDNPFVNFLKGRLAWQFVQIKDTRYSVDDARRFWENAVKTEPNSLLYSNALGFAYYAEGNLNRANDSWFKALDTAVKHNTSASNIVAKPKQESQDTLTAYAGLAIGLYKSARNQPDSKREQYLNEAVKLRQMVVKDDPISFQKNQLANNWMWSEEAIKDWESLLQIKIGSQ
- a CDS encoding GlsB/YeaQ/YmgE family stress response membrane protein; this translates as MNILAWIVLGLIAGAIAKAIYPGHQGGGILGTILLGIIGAFVGGSLGVFFTTGRFALAASSLSIPGILVAVIGAIVAVFVWNLLTRRSAV
- a CDS encoding fasciclin domain-containing protein, encoding MTDIVETAVNTGNFNTLIKAVEASGLLETIKSEGPYTLFAPTDDAFAKLPEGTLDDLLANTPKLKRIVAYHVAFGDVRSDDLAQIDEAQTVEGSVIAIASVDGKVQVNDANVLKTDILADNGVIHVIDQVLMPALVVAE